In Miscanthus floridulus cultivar M001 chromosome 19, ASM1932011v1, whole genome shotgun sequence, the DNA window cttgtattttcttcttttttattatgggatgcaaatgagtttttcttctgtaccatattggcagcggaagactcaacttcttttccacggttgtcttttgctctcgccctctcctcaacatcaagagatccaataagctcagccacgctaaactcttgtctcttatgttttagagaagtagcaaaatccctccaagaaggtggcagcttagcgattataccaccggccacaaacttgtcgggcaacaaatatgggaaatgttctagttcctttgctagcgcctgtatctcatgagtcTGTTCGATCACaaaacggttttcaaccattttgtagtcatacgctgctccataaggtatagctcactaccagcatcagaaactctaaactttgcctcaagagcatcccataactctttgcctgatgtgcaagatatgtagtttttctcatacttgagatgaagtgcactaatcacggcgcctcaaaacaggttatcggtagccaagaacttttgctcctccttaggagtaaactgttcaggctttcCCTGTGTGGTGTGATAACAGTTCATCGCAGttaaccacaataccatcttggcacgccatatcatgaaattcttgccatcaaaattatttagcttcaaaacagcagcaaaaccaccgacagaaaattgcctaagattaggtttttggattgttagataattaggcattttcattgTCAATTTAATCCAAAAATATAACATCAACAAGTTCGTGACGGCATATATGtacatgtgtatatctctaacgaaCACTACaacatgcagagatgacatacagaTGAATACAGTAAAAGCGAGTACAGTAATCATAGAGATTAGAGTGTACCCAGCGGAGAGTCCCATGCTGAGGGCAAcgaaggctccattcgcactagtcgacatagtgcgttgctcgaagtcgcggaccacagtcgatgcaggacgatgttggcagtgcagtcccacgaacggatgaCTAGAAAGAAGACGCCTTGCTGTTCCATAGTCAATCACCGAGAAGAAGACGTACgtagacgagcagtcgcggatcgctccccaaaaacctaatcaccGCACACCCCGTGTAAGGTTCTCAGGCGGGCGAGGGttctggaggcacctgctctcccgctactccgtgcacgcagaggtacgggacgggaaaaccagagggctgctgagatgtggtttctcttGGGAGCGGTTGCGGAAGACGGATATCTAGACTGATGGAGGATTACGGATATATGGCTACGACAGGAAGGAAGAAGGGCaacggagaatcccaggagacggggAAGCGGAAGCGTAAAGGACGGTAACTGAtgcaatcagttcgcctccatCATCAAAAGGAGTAACTCtcgtgattatgtggattaagtggcaaaagactggctaTGCCCGCCTCGCCACGGCccacggcccggccggcggcaaCGGCGCGCGCGTGTGACACGCCTATGtcattttctcagcttctcaattaagatgaataatttccaatcatataagctgagtcaacgttcagtcaaaatcccgtatggtattaaaccatacaatgtttaatgttacgtaccatagagttttatttgatttattaaatattatatgggccaaacccatattatatccaacacagAAAGGCTACAGGTTCATTGCTGTTATGCTGGCTAAGTATTCACTTGACAAACAGATGCTGTTAAGATTTTTGGGCGCAGAAGTAGTACTAACAGGTGAGAAGTAGGATCTCAGGCTACTAGAAATAAAAATAACCCGGAAAGAAGTGCCTCATGCAGTATTTTTACTTCAATGATATTCTCTGTTGAATTCCCTGACATTTGTTCCTCTTTTTTGTGCTTTCCTAGTTATATTATAGATTGTTCTTTCTCTTACAGAACATTTTCAGGTTAAATTTCCAGTAGTAAGCTCTAAGTAATGCTTGTCTTTCATTTGCTGCAGATCCTGCAGTTGGGTATGATGGAATGGTCAACAAGGTGGAAGAGCTGCTTAAGACCATACCAAATTCATATTTTCTGAATCAAGCAACTAACACAGCAAATCCAGAGGCACACTTCAAATGGACTGGTACTAATATCAGGAAAAAAAAAGTCTCTCTTTTTTTTGACGCAAGAAAAAGGCTATCTTTGCAATAACAACTGTAACTTTATCTTCAGTTAAGATCCACTTTGTCTTGGAAACTAGTCCTGGGTATCATAGATTGATACAGTTGATGTGGTCATTTTCTGAAAACATCAGGACCCGAGATATGGAAGGACACGGCAGGCAAAGTGGATGTTTTTGTGGCGTCAGTTGGTTCAGGAGGCGCATTGACAAGCGTAGGAAGGTACCTGAAGATGAAAAATCCATCAGTAAATATAGTGTGCGTCGAGCCTGCAGAAAGTGCTGTAATTTCAGGTAACCACGTGACCTCTCTGTAATTTCAGCTATCTATACTTGCTTGAGAGAACTGGACAGATAAACCAACAACTGGTTCATGCAGTAATTTCACAAATAACCCAACTTTCTGTCTATGTATACATGATAACACATTTGTTATACTGAGCAGGTGGTGCGCCAGGGAAACACCAGATCCAGGGCACGGGGCCAGGTTTCATACCCGAAGTCCTGGACACTTCAATCATCGATGAGGTTGTGACGGTGAGCACAGAGGAAGCCATGGTGATGGCAAGAAGGCTGGCCAAGGAGGAGGGGCTACTTGTCGGCATATCTTCCGGTGCAAACGTCGCTGCTTGCCTGAAGGTAAAATGCTCGAATCTCAGCAAGTGGTGTACTCCTCTTGGATTTGAACAGGCTGCTCTGGTACTATGAATATGCTGATTTTCGTGAGCCTGCTGCCTGCTAGATTGCTGGCAAGGACGAGAACAAGGGGAAGATGATTGTCACCATGTTACCGAGTGGTGGAGAGCGGTCCATGAACTCCGATCTCTTTGCAGAAGTCAGGGATGAGTGCAGTACTATGACCTTCTGATGTCTTGGGCTCGTTGGACTGTTTGCAAGAAGTATGTAAGTTCTGCGTCCGGCATCGATTGGATTGTCAAGTTACTTGCTTCCACAATGATTGAGCGGAACCTCAGCTTCCTGGCAATCTGAGCAAGGAAATCGAGAGTACAAAATGTTCGTTCAAGAAATCTGTCCCGGAAGACATTTGTAACCACCAAATTGCATGTCCTCTGTACCAAGAGCGTTTTGAAAGTTCCTTTTCCCTCTCCAACTCCCAGTATCAACGTCCACAGATGTAAGGATTCGAAATATTTATTCCAAGGGGCTGTTTGAGTCccttcattttggaggaattaaaatctacttaatGGATTATGCTATTTGACTTGAAATTTAACATTCTATAACTTTCTCAAACTCACAaataagtctatctcaaattcataggatgTGAGATAGAAATAAATTATATAAatcactatgctataattctacTCTTCAACTTATAGCACACTTTTCAACTTACTTctctacaatagaaatgcaacatataaataTATCTCttgtatgcctaacaataaatatacaaatatattctatatacaattatattagcttaattaatatatgtctaaattgtaattattagaatAAATTCAATTCTAGGGATCCAAACGGCCCCAAGACAATTTAAATAAGATATAACTTTTTTCACACGAAGCGCAAGACCAAGCCGCCATAACTGAGGCCATGAGTAAGGGCCGATTCATGCCTTCGACTGTATGCAAGTATGGCCAAGACACCCAATAGACGATCATAGTGGACAGGGGTACTGCAGTACTTATCATTTCCCTAAGACGCACTGAACCACTAGGCTTATCATTTCCATAACTGACTAGTGGCAAGAACTAAAATAAAGGTTGCTCAAAACAGACACATgacaatgatttcaaataaaaggGGCTAAATCCCAATCCATCTGTGCAGTGTCCGTCATTCAGATGCCACTGTTAGATTGTTCtcccaaccaataagcccaacggcctattgggccttggtcacgcgccttgatcgggggcgcccaaccctacgtggttggtgggcctccgtcgcactgcgctatataaagaggtgggggccggcggctcaagacACGAGGTTCGCCGttagccgcaaaccccaccgacaaaccctagaccgatctaagagggcgcgcagccagcgacgggaagctccgctgatcctcgccgtcgtcactccTACGccccgtctgcactgcatcgacatccgtgcaacctctactccacccgtcgctgcccgtgtgctgcctccatcaacgaaccagcgatggccagctcaaccgcgacttcatctgaaggctcaggttcatcaccagcacctctctaccctatctccctctcggtgtagtgttctaggtctagATGTGCATGTGCTTTACGGATCCAAGTGTTCATCcgcctagatctaccctagtcgatccacagaatATTAACATTGGTACCGGAGCCACGGTTTAGGTATAGATCTTGGATTCTAGGGTTTTGATCTAGAACGGGTaccgattagaaaaggaaaagatgAAGAGATCCAGTGCGGATCTAGAAAGTAGAAAGGGCTTCGGCCAACAAAGGGTTTGATTGAACCCTAAACTCGATCCCTTCGGATCTAAGAAAAGATGATGGTTCGGGAAAAGTGAAGAACCGAACATCCaaaccctagatcgggttttgGGATAGAGATAAAAACTGGAAACCGAATTAAACCCAAAGGTGATTCGGGGAAAAGAAAAACAGTGccgtccctaaccctaaccctaaccctaatcgggaaatCGTGCAAAATCCGAAATCCGAATCAAAGAAACCGAAAGGggaaagaaggggaagagggtggctcggctcacctcgccgtcgagcacgccggcgcgcggggaaaagaaagggCCGGTCGGGGGTGAACTGCTCGCCGGAACGGCCACTAGGGCGCCGcgaccaggccgctcgacggaggcgcgctcacccgctgagGAGCGCACACGCCGGTGAGGGGGCCGGAGGCAGCGCCGGGCTCGCTGCTCGCTCTCGCCGTTTAAGCTTCTCGCTCGGTGTCTGCTGCGGCGGGACTGAGTGGAGAGGAGAGAgcagtgaggcgaagagagagagagcgcgaagGCTGAATGGCGCTAGGTCAAGGGCGCCGCGACGGTCGCTGGGGTTTTGATCCTACGATGCGCGCGGGCAGCCGTCGGATGGAGACGGACGGCCACGAGCGAGTGGGCCAAGTcgtggcccaggcgggcgcgcggaCGCGCAGGACAttgctggcccaggcccaggttgcggtcTGGGTGCGGCCTGTGCGCGCGAAAAGAAAAGGGCCGAGCCGTTTTCTATGGTTTTGGGCCAAAACAGAGAAGATTGAGTCTGGTTTTTGCATTTTCTTTTTCCagaaaattgaaaaatggaaattggctcaaaagaaatagaaaaagtaattttccctatgggtaaaattcatcaaattgaatatttttccgctgcgtatttaaagatgtaattttcattattaaattcgaaccaacgggagaatttaattttgaaaattgatatgttttaaattgattatgatattgttattttctgaccaacgttgttaatagcaatattataattttaataattatgcattatttctatttttgcccaacggtgatgtagatttaatatataaaataattgtatgttttaattttgaccaacgttaaactaaggcatgtaattattgttgttatttatgttctcacactatttgaattgtgttttcaggaggatataacttgatgagttgtatcaaagagatccccactctaaaagatgataactatattgagtggaagaaaaagatagacctggcttttatccttgctgaggtggactgggttgtcaccacaccgtgtcctagagaacctgtggcaccggtgagggagacaaatgagactgatgctgcatggcagaacagataGCGGAATTttactcccgtaaagatgtcctatgaccttgagcataggaaatgggtcactgccaacaagaagtgtttggtagtgataaagaacacgattgagcctgctattgtgggctcaattccaaactgtgacacggtcacagagtacctagatagaataaagagtcagttcactggctcttcaaagacatatgcaacctagctgatcaagcagctggttacagaaaggtactctagtggcggcagtggcattagagagcacatactgagaatgagcaatctggtatctaagctcaaaccaatggatttagCACTTACGGATGaatttcttattcatttgatttttgcttctttgcccaaagaatttgacacctttgttgttaattacaacatacagcctgaaaaatgggatttagaaaagctcatagccatgtgtgtgcaggaggaggaaagaataaaagtttcacaaggtggttctatcaactacctaaaagataagaaaaagaactataataacagctcttcctccaagtcatctggaaaaggttccatgcaacagtctcagaaccagcaattcccaatggctaaagaccagtgtctccactgcaagaagatgggacattataaaaagaattatcctgatttcttaaagatgattatgaaaaataaaggtgagaacatcatTACAtttgtaaatgaatccttgtatgtaaagttctcaaaatctacttggtggattgattcaggtgcaactattcatgttgctaattcattacagggattccgttcgatgagaactttgcaaagaagcgaaagtttcattaaagtcgcaaatggagtacaagcagatgttgaggccgttggtgatcttccgctagagcttgctgatggcttcatactttttcttagagatgttctttatgtaccttctttgcaaagaaacttgattagtgtatcaaagttggaccatgatggttatgattgtcattttggaaatggcaaatgttagatattgtttaataataaatgtgttggtcttgccttccgacaagacgagctttatttgttatcacttcgtgaaaatgtgaattccgtatgtgatgtgaatgaaaatgtatcctcatcgaacaatggaaacataaaacgaaagagagctcacgatgtgttgtcgaaattatggcactgtcgtttaggccatatttccagggggagaatagaaagactagttaagaatgatattcttcctccattagagctctcagagttagaacaatgtagagattgcataaaaggaaagtatgtaaagaaaattaagaaagatgccaaacgaagcatagGAATTCTAcggattattcacacagacatatgtggtccttttcctgtgaaaagtgtggatggttatgattcattcataacattcatagacgattactctcgctttggctatatttatccaattaaagaaagaacagaagcgttggataaattcaaaatatttaaagtagaagttgaaaatcagcatgatttaaagattaagatagtcaggtctgaccatggaggagagtactacggttggcataccccatatggacaagttcctggaccttttgcaaggttcttacagaagaatggtatagtcgcctagtattcaacaccgggcgaacctcagcagaatggagtagctgaaaggcgtaaccgtaccctgatggatatggtgcgtagtatgataagttactccactttactggtgagtctgtggatggaggcgttaaaaaccgctattcatattctcaatagagtaccaagtaagtcggtgcccaaaacaccgtatgagttgtggacaggaagagtaccctcacttaaccacttgcgtgtgtgggggagccctgctgaggctaaagtttttaacccaaacattgggaagctagatcccaaaacagtgagttgtcatttcattggctacccaaaaaagtcaaaaggttttcgtttctactgtcctaacagacatacaaagtttgtggaaacgagacacgctgtcttcctagaggatgaaattaTTAGGggaagcatggtagctcgagaaattgaccttgaagagaagcgggtgtatgcacccactccgattatttatgagctatttttctcactacctgctgttgctgcaccaacagtacaagacactgtggtgccagcacctgttgttatcccgcctgtggcaacaatgaatgatgatgag includes these proteins:
- the LOC136529328 gene encoding cysteine synthase-like → MAAEDDARKGIPSLLSSQPGEECIASNITQLIGWTPLVDMNNVAKREGIEARLVGKMETYQPLCSVKDRNTLQPLDPVCRMIEDVEERGLISPGVTTLIEPTSGNLGIGLVFIAVQNKGYRFIAVMLAKYSLDKQMLLRFLGAEVVLTDPAVGYDGMVNKVEELLKTIPNSYFLNQATNTANPEAHFKWTGPEIWKDTAGKVDVFVASVGSGGALTSVGRYLKMKNPSVNIVCVEPAESAVISGGAPGKHQIQGTGPGFIPEVLDTSIIDEVVTVSTEEAMVMARRLAKEEGLLVGISSGANVAACLKIAGKDENKGKMIVTMLPSGGERSMNSDLFAEVRDECSTMTF